In the Anastrepha obliqua isolate idAnaObli1 chromosome 1, idAnaObli1_1.0, whole genome shotgun sequence genome, one interval contains:
- the LOC129242581 gene encoding electron transfer flavoprotein subunit beta, translating into MARVLVGVKRVIDYAVKVRVKPDKSGVVTEGVKHSMNPFDEIAVEEAIKMKEKKIATEVIAVSVGPTQSQEVIRTALAMGADRGVHVEVSGKDYDLLQPIHVSKILAKLALDEKADLVILGKQAIDDDSNQTAQMTAAILDWPQGTFCNKVEKSDAGLTITREIDGGLETIKTKVPAVLSADLRLNTPRYATLPNIMKAKKKPLKKTTPKDLGIDTTPRIEIVSVEEPPVRQAGAVVPDVDALVGKLKEGGHV; encoded by the exons ATGGCTCGTGTCCTGGTTGGCGTGAAGCGCGTTATTGACTATGCCGTGAAG gtTCGTGTAAAGCCCGACAAGTCTGGTGTGGTCACCGAGGGAGTTAAACATTCAATGAATCCTTTCGACGAAATCGCGGTGGAAGAGGCTATCAAAATGAAGGAGAAGAAAATCGCCACTGAAGTCATAGCAGTTTCAGTGGggccaacacaatctcaggaAGTAATACGTACAGCGTTGGCAATGGGTGCCGATCGTGGCGTGCATGTTGAGGTGTCGGGCAAAGATTACGACTTATTGCAACCAATTCACGTCTCCAAAATTCTAGCGAAATTAGCCTTAGATGAGAAAGCCGATTTGGTAATCTTGGGCAAGCAGGCCATTGACGATGATAGCAATCAGACAGCGCAAATGACCGCCGCCATCTTAGATTGGCCACaaggtacattttgtaataaagTCGAAAAAAGTGATGCTGGTTTGACTATCACGCGGGAAATCGACGGTGGTCTAGAGACCATAAAAACTAAGGTGCCAGCTGTGCTGAGCGCTGATTTGCGCTTGAATACACCACGTTACGCCACGTTGCCAAATATCATGAAAGCTAAGAAAAAGCCATTGAAGAAAACTACACCCAAAGACTTGGGAATCGATACAACACCACGCATCGAAATCGTCTCCGTCGAGGAACCACCTGTACGCCAGGCAGGCGCTGTGGTGCCTGATGTAGATGCGCTTGTCGGCAAGTTGAAGGAAGGCGGCCACGTCTAA
- the LOC129235527 gene encoding tRNA:m(4)X modification enzyme TRM13 homolog, with protein MSSEVVAKKLKISENVCEDNPNCAHWVQRKKRFCKMTVKAGQKYCGEHQPAVELQTPQDTTACDDNVRIPCPLDAKHTVFKKKLQKHLKICNARDKGDSPAYIEKGINTDAETNACPDYSKLRIHDLPDEEFYKIVATVKELYAKYVENTIEAVCLQHKLLDEELAKSEYGPEARKHIIQAAALLGILDSEQQLQPSTSYIEFGAGKGHLAFYLAQLLESLPASQVVLVDRMSLRHKKDNKIEDRSLVHRIRADIADFRMASLELLQRTRRCVAVSKHLCGAATDLTLRCITQPGCENADKKAPDTEFVLIALCCHHRCDWQSYVGKSYFQAHELTSRDFAVITKMASWAICGTGMSRERRRALEEQSQKPEDVVDANVTQRLCLAERERVGDMCKRILDYGRLQYLREHGYEAVLKYYVARDVTLENVCLLARKVGASKCHGDGKECSSSQN; from the exons ATGAGCTCCGAAGTTGtggcaaaaaaactaaaaataagtgaaaatgtCTGTGAGGATAATCCAAATTGCGCACATTGGGTGCAGCGCAAGAAACGTTTCTGTAAAATGACAGTGAAGGCGGGGCAGAAGTATTGTGGGGAGCATCAGCCAGCGGTTGAGTTGCAAACGCCGCAAGATACAACCGCATGCGATGATAACGTGCGCATCCCATGCCCATTAGACGCCAAACATAcagtatttaagaaaaaactacAAAAGCATCTTAAAATTTGTAATGCGCGCGACAAAGGTGATTCCCCGGCTTACATAGAAAAAGGTATAAATACAGATGCGGAAACTAATGCGTGCCCCGATTATAGCAAACTAAGGATACACGATTTACCTGACGAAGAATTCTACAAAATAGTAGCAACTGTAAAAGAGCTTTATGCCAAATATGTCGAAAATACCATCGAAGCTGTGTGCTTGCAGCATAAGTTATTGGACGAGGAATTGGCAAAATCTGAATATGGCCCTGAGGCGAGAAAACACATCATACAGGCAGCCGCACTACTGGGAATACTTGACAGCGAACAACAATTGCAACCAAGCACAAGTTATATAGAGTTTGGTGCCGGAAAGGGTCATCTTGCCTTTTATTTGGCTCAATTGCTGGAATCACTACCTGCTTCTCAGGTAGTGCTTGTTGACCGCATGTCTCTGCGTCACAAAAAAGACAATAAGATCGAAGATCGGTCGTTGGTACACCGCATACGTGCTGACATTGCTGACTTTCGAATGGCCAGTCTGGAACTGCTGCAGCGCACTCGGCGCTGTGTAGCGGTATCGAAGCATTTATGTGGTGCTGCTACAGATTTGACGTTGCGTTGTATAACGCAACCTGGTTGTGAGAATGCAGATAAAAAAGCGCCAGATACTGAATTCGTACTCATAGCACTTTGTTGTCACCATCGCTGCGATTGGCAAAGCTATGTGGGCAAAAGCTATTTCCAGGCACATGAATTGACGAGTCGAGACTTTGCTGTCATTACTAAAATGGCTAGTTGGGCAATTTGTGGCACCGGTATGAGCCGTGAGCGCAGGCGCGCGCTGGAGGAACAATCACAAAAACCCGAAGATGTAGTGGATGCCAACGTCACGCAGCGATTGTGTTTGGCTGAGCGAGAACGTGTTGGTGACATGTGCAAACGTATACTTGACTATGGGCGGCTGCAATATTTGAGAGAGCATGGCTACGAAGCTGTTTTAAAGTACTACGTAGCACGCGATGTGACATTGGAAAATGTCTGCCTGCTTGCAAGAAAAGTTGG tGCTTCTAAATGTCACGGGGATGGAAAGGAATGCTCCAGCTCTCAAAATTAA